One genomic segment of Styela clava chromosome 3, kaStyClav1.hap1.2, whole genome shotgun sequence includes these proteins:
- the LOC120342814 gene encoding ras-like GTP-binding protein RHO has translation MGYEANGYRKSVDKNTPIKMNGRINSGEVPRSKVVIVGDGGSGKTSLLIVFTQGEFPEEYVPTVFENYTAETKVEDQRVHLLLWDTAGQEDYDRLRPLSYDRADVIIMCYDVMSISSFENISIRWAPEIRHFCPGVPAILVGCKTDLRRDVDLEQSLKQQGREIITTEKGQKLAKDIGVNNFLECSAKTTDNVDNVFRVVSRLAVGLDTNNNSGKSPVLFNNCSNCNIL, from the exons ATGGGATACGAAGCGAATGGATATAGAAAAAGTGTTGATAAAAATACTCCAATAAAAATGAACGGACGAATAAATTCTGGTGAAGTTCCACGTTCGAAAGTTGTTATAGTCGGTGATGGAGGAAGTGGGAAAACGTCTTTACTAATTGTTTTCACGCAGGGAGAGTTTCCAGAG GAATACGTACCGACGGTTTTTGAGAACTACACAGCAGAAACAAAAGTCGAAGATCAACGAGTGCATTTACTACTATGGGATACAGCAG GCCAAGAAGACTACGATCGTCTGCGACCTCTTTCATATGACCGTGCTGACGTAATCATAATGTGTTATGACGTTATGAGCAtttcaagttttgaaaatatttctattcgATGGGCTCCAGAAATACGTCATTTTTGTCCTGGCGTTCCCGCAATTCTCGTAGGTTGTAAGACAGACTTAAGACGTGACGTAGATTTGGAGCAGAGCTTAAAACAACAGGGCAGAGAAATCATAACGACTGAAAAA GGGCAAAAGCTTGCAAAAGATATCGGAGTTAATAACTTTCTGGAATGTTCAGCAAAAACGACAGACAATGTCGATAACGTTTTTCGAGTTGTGTCAAGACTTGCGGTCGGACTTGACACGAACAATAACTCTGGGAAATCTCCTGTTCTATTCAATAATTGCTCCAATTGTAATATATTATGA